Proteins encoded by one window of Microcebus murinus isolate Inina chromosome 2, M.murinus_Inina_mat1.0, whole genome shotgun sequence:
- the HAX1 gene encoding HCLS1-associated protein X-1 isoform X1: MSLFDLFRGFFGFPGPRSHRDPFFGGMTRDEDEDEEEEEEGATWGPRFDGPQPPEEFGFSFSFSPGGGMHFHDNFGFDDLVRDFNSIFSEMGAWTLPSHPPELPGPASETPGERLREGQTLRDSMLKYPDSHQPRIFGGVLESDARPESPKPAPDWGSQRPFHRFDDIWPVTPHPRAREDNDLDSQVSQEGLGPVLQPQPKSYFKSISVTKITRPDGIVEEHRTVVDSEGRKETTVTRQEADSSPRSDPESPRPPAMDDAFSILDLFLGRWFRSR, encoded by the exons ATGAGCCTCTTTGACCTTTTCCGGGGGTTTTTCGGCTTTCCTGGACCTCGGAG CCACAGAGATCCCTTTTTTGGAGGGATGACTcgagatgaagatgaagatgaggaagaggaggaagaaggagccACATGGGGCCCGAGGTTTGATGGTCCCCAGCCCCCTGAGGAATTTGGCTTCAGCTTCAGCTTCAGCCCAGGAGGAGGGATGCATTTCCACGATAACTTTGGCTTTGATGACCTAGTACGGGATTTCAATAGCATCTTCAGCGAGATGGGGGCCTGGACCTTGCCTTCCCATCCTCCTG AACTTCCAGGTCCTGCTTCAGAGACACCTGGTGAGAGACTGCGGGAGGGACAGACACTTCGGGACTCAATGCTTAAGTATCCAGATAGTCACCAGCCCAGGATCTTTGGGGGAGTCTTGGAGAGTGATGCAAGACCTGAATCCCCTAAACCAGCACCAGACTGGGGGTCCCAGAGACCTTTTCATAGG TTTGATGATATATGGCCTGTGACCCCCCATCCTAGAGCCAGAGAGGACAATG ATCTTGATTCGCAGGTCTCCCAGGAGGGTCTTGGCCCAGTTTTACAACCCCAGCCCAAATCCTATTTCAAGAGCATCTCTGTGACCAAGATCACCAGGCCAGATGGG ATAGTGGAGGAGCACCGGACTGTGGTGGACAGTGAAGGCCGGAAAGAGACCACAGTAACCCGACAAGAGGCAGACAGCAGTCCTAGAAGTG ATCCAGAATCACCAAGACCTCCAGCTATGGATGATGCCTTTTCCATCCTGGATTTATTCCTAGGACGTTGGTTCCGGTCCCGGTAG
- the HAX1 gene encoding HCLS1-associated protein X-1 isoform X2 translates to MSNHRDPFFGGMTRDEDEDEEEEEEGATWGPRFDGPQPPEEFGFSFSFSPGGGMHFHDNFGFDDLVRDFNSIFSEMGAWTLPSHPPELPGPASETPGERLREGQTLRDSMLKYPDSHQPRIFGGVLESDARPESPKPAPDWGSQRPFHRFDDIWPVTPHPRAREDNDLDSQVSQEGLGPVLQPQPKSYFKSISVTKITRPDGIVEEHRTVVDSEGRKETTVTRQEADSSPRSDPESPRPPAMDDAFSILDLFLGRWFRSR, encoded by the exons ATGAGCAA CCACAGAGATCCCTTTTTTGGAGGGATGACTcgagatgaagatgaagatgaggaagaggaggaagaaggagccACATGGGGCCCGAGGTTTGATGGTCCCCAGCCCCCTGAGGAATTTGGCTTCAGCTTCAGCTTCAGCCCAGGAGGAGGGATGCATTTCCACGATAACTTTGGCTTTGATGACCTAGTACGGGATTTCAATAGCATCTTCAGCGAGATGGGGGCCTGGACCTTGCCTTCCCATCCTCCTG AACTTCCAGGTCCTGCTTCAGAGACACCTGGTGAGAGACTGCGGGAGGGACAGACACTTCGGGACTCAATGCTTAAGTATCCAGATAGTCACCAGCCCAGGATCTTTGGGGGAGTCTTGGAGAGTGATGCAAGACCTGAATCCCCTAAACCAGCACCAGACTGGGGGTCCCAGAGACCTTTTCATAGG TTTGATGATATATGGCCTGTGACCCCCCATCCTAGAGCCAGAGAGGACAATG ATCTTGATTCGCAGGTCTCCCAGGAGGGTCTTGGCCCAGTTTTACAACCCCAGCCCAAATCCTATTTCAAGAGCATCTCTGTGACCAAGATCACCAGGCCAGATGGG ATAGTGGAGGAGCACCGGACTGTGGTGGACAGTGAAGGCCGGAAAGAGACCACAGTAACCCGACAAGAGGCAGACAGCAGTCCTAGAAGTG ATCCAGAATCACCAAGACCTCCAGCTATGGATGATGCCTTTTCCATCCTGGATTTATTCCTAGGACGTTGGTTCCGGTCCCGGTAG
- the HAX1 gene encoding HCLS1-associated protein X-1 isoform X3: MTRDEDEDEEEEEEGATWGPRFDGPQPPEEFGFSFSFSPGGGMHFHDNFGFDDLVRDFNSIFSEMGAWTLPSHPPELPGPASETPGERLREGQTLRDSMLKYPDSHQPRIFGGVLESDARPESPKPAPDWGSQRPFHRFDDIWPVTPHPRAREDNDLDSQVSQEGLGPVLQPQPKSYFKSISVTKITRPDGIVEEHRTVVDSEGRKETTVTRQEADSSPRSDPESPRPPAMDDAFSILDLFLGRWFRSR; the protein is encoded by the exons ATGACTcgagatgaagatgaagatgaggaagaggaggaagaaggagccACATGGGGCCCGAGGTTTGATGGTCCCCAGCCCCCTGAGGAATTTGGCTTCAGCTTCAGCTTCAGCCCAGGAGGAGGGATGCATTTCCACGATAACTTTGGCTTTGATGACCTAGTACGGGATTTCAATAGCATCTTCAGCGAGATGGGGGCCTGGACCTTGCCTTCCCATCCTCCTG AACTTCCAGGTCCTGCTTCAGAGACACCTGGTGAGAGACTGCGGGAGGGACAGACACTTCGGGACTCAATGCTTAAGTATCCAGATAGTCACCAGCCCAGGATCTTTGGGGGAGTCTTGGAGAGTGATGCAAGACCTGAATCCCCTAAACCAGCACCAGACTGGGGGTCCCAGAGACCTTTTCATAGG TTTGATGATATATGGCCTGTGACCCCCCATCCTAGAGCCAGAGAGGACAATG ATCTTGATTCGCAGGTCTCCCAGGAGGGTCTTGGCCCAGTTTTACAACCCCAGCCCAAATCCTATTTCAAGAGCATCTCTGTGACCAAGATCACCAGGCCAGATGGG ATAGTGGAGGAGCACCGGACTGTGGTGGACAGTGAAGGCCGGAAAGAGACCACAGTAACCCGACAAGAGGCAGACAGCAGTCCTAGAAGTG ATCCAGAATCACCAAGACCTCCAGCTATGGATGATGCCTTTTCCATCCTGGATTTATTCCTAGGACGTTGGTTCCGGTCCCGGTAG